In one window of Tenacibaculum mesophilum DNA:
- the porX gene encoding T9SS response regulator signal transducer PorX: MRNIHILWVDDEIDLLKPHILFLEKKDYKVTTCTNGTDAIDLVSENNFDIVFLDENMPGITGLEALSEIKQKNTNLPIVMITKSEEEYLMEEAIGSKIADYLIKPVNPNQILLSLKKNLDHSRLVSEKTTSSYQQEFRKISMDLAMVNSYEEWAELYKKLVHWELELENINDTGMLEILESQKSEANSQFFKFIKKHYQHWLTGDDKPTFSHTLFKDYIVPNLSKSQGVLWVVIDNLRYDQYRVLEPFINNYFKKEEEYSYYSILPTATQYARNAIFSGLMPSEMEKRHPNYWKNDIDEGGKNLFEANFLDEQIKRLGLNITHEYYKIVSLKSGKDLADNYNGTRQNDLTAVVYNFVDMLSHAKTEMEVIKELAGDDKAYRSLTVSWFKNSPLYEIIQKAQKLGQKLIITTDHGTINCKHPTKVIGDKNISSNLRYKTGRSLSYEDKDVYAVKNPKDIFLPAVAINSPFIFTKEDLFFAYPNNYNHFVKYYKNTYQHGGVSLEEMIIPCAVYNPK, from the coding sequence ATGAGAAACATACATATTCTTTGGGTAGATGATGAAATAGATTTATTAAAACCACATATACTTTTTTTAGAAAAAAAAGATTACAAAGTTACAACCTGCACCAATGGTACAGACGCTATTGACTTGGTTAGTGAAAATAATTTTGATATTGTTTTTTTAGATGAAAACATGCCAGGTATTACTGGATTAGAAGCACTTTCAGAGATCAAACAGAAGAATACAAACCTTCCTATTGTTATGATTACTAAAAGTGAAGAAGAGTATCTTATGGAAGAAGCTATTGGTTCAAAAATTGCTGATTATTTAATCAAGCCAGTAAACCCAAATCAAATACTATTGAGTTTAAAAAAGAATTTAGACCACTCTCGCTTAGTTTCAGAAAAAACAACATCTAGTTACCAACAAGAGTTTAGAAAAATTTCGATGGATTTAGCTATGGTTAATTCTTATGAGGAATGGGCTGAACTTTATAAAAAATTAGTTCATTGGGAACTTGAGCTGGAAAACATCAACGACACGGGGATGTTAGAAATTTTAGAATCTCAGAAATCTGAAGCTAACTCACAATTTTTTAAGTTCATTAAAAAGCATTACCAACATTGGTTAACAGGAGATGATAAACCCACATTTTCGCACACTTTATTTAAAGATTATATAGTTCCTAATTTATCCAAAAGTCAGGGAGTTTTATGGGTAGTGATTGATAACCTCCGTTATGACCAATACAGAGTTTTAGAACCTTTTATTAATAATTATTTCAAGAAAGAAGAAGAATACTCTTATTATAGTATATTACCCACAGCTACTCAATATGCACGTAATGCTATATTTTCTGGATTAATGCCTTCTGAAATGGAAAAAAGACATCCAAACTATTGGAAAAACGATATTGATGAAGGGGGAAAAAATTTATTTGAGGCTAATTTTTTAGATGAACAAATAAAACGTTTAGGTCTAAATATTACTCACGAATATTACAAGATAGTTTCTTTAAAAAGTGGAAAAGATTTAGCTGATAACTACAACGGAACACGACAAAATGACCTTACTGCTGTAGTTTACAACTTTGTTGATATGCTTTCGCATGCCAAAACTGAAATGGAAGTTATTAAAGAACTTGCTGGTGACGATAAAGCCTATCGTTCTTTAACAGTAAGTTGGTTTAAAAACTCACCTCTTTACGAGATTATTCAAAAAGCACAAAAATTAGGGCAAAAACTAATAATTACAACCGATCACGGTACCATAAACTGTAAGCACCCTACTAAAGTTATTGGTGATAAAAACATTAGTTCCAACTTACGATATAAAACTGGTAGAAGTTTGAGCTACGAAGATAAAGATGTATACGCAGTTAAAAATCCAAAAGATATTTTCTTACCCGCAGTAGCTATTAATAGCCCTTTTATATTTACAAAAGAAGATTTGTTTTTTGCTTATCCAAACAATTATAATCACTTTGTAAAGTATTATAAAAATACTTATCAACATGGAGGAGTTTCACTCGAAGAAATGATTATTCCTTGTG
- a CDS encoding HD domain-containing protein, whose product MKKSKTNKLKIINDPIYGFISIPNSLIFDIIEHKYFQRLRRVTQMGLSNLVYPGANHTRFHHAIGCMHLMQKAVHVLRMKNVEISEEEANALYIAILLHDIGHGAYSHALEHSIVNGITHEEISLKFMKVLNDEFAGKLSLAIQVFEGKHPRKFLYQLISSQLDIDRLDYLKRDSFFTGVAEGNISSDRLIAMMNVVDNELVIEQKGIYSVEKFVIARRLMYWQVYLHKTGLVAENLLVSILKRAKELATKGVELPSSRALKYFLYNPINKENFSNATLEIFSELDDYDVLSAIKEWKNHEDFILSTLATKIIDRSLLKIEIQEKPFTEEYIEKRRRKLRKLVDLSEQELEYFVFSNEIKHQAYNTKKPIKIYTKKGKLKDIAKASDQLNLKALTKPVVKYYLCYPKKIK is encoded by the coding sequence TTGAAGAAATCAAAAACCAACAAATTAAAGATAATTAACGATCCTATTTATGGATTTATCTCCATACCAAATTCTCTAATATTTGATATTATCGAGCACAAATATTTTCAAAGGCTACGTAGAGTTACACAAATGGGCTTGTCAAACTTGGTTTATCCTGGAGCTAACCACACACGTTTTCATCACGCAATAGGCTGCATGCATTTAATGCAAAAAGCGGTACATGTATTGCGAATGAAGAACGTTGAAATTTCAGAAGAAGAAGCAAATGCTTTATATATAGCTATTTTGTTACATGATATAGGTCATGGAGCATACTCACATGCCTTAGAGCATAGCATTGTGAATGGAATAACTCACGAAGAAATTTCATTAAAATTTATGAAAGTCTTGAATGATGAGTTTGCTGGGAAGTTAAGTTTAGCTATTCAAGTATTTGAAGGGAAACACCCACGTAAGTTTTTATACCAATTAATATCAAGTCAATTAGATATTGACAGATTGGATTATTTAAAAAGAGATAGTTTTTTTACCGGAGTAGCAGAGGGAAACATTTCATCAGATCGTTTAATAGCAATGATGAATGTGGTAGATAACGAATTGGTTATTGAGCAAAAAGGAATTTATTCGGTAGAAAAATTTGTTATTGCGCGACGCCTAATGTATTGGCAAGTTTATTTACATAAAACAGGTTTAGTAGCTGAAAACCTTTTGGTAAGCATATTAAAGAGAGCAAAGGAGTTAGCAACAAAAGGAGTAGAGTTACCTTCTAGTAGAGCACTCAAGTACTTCTTGTATAATCCGATAAATAAAGAAAATTTCTCAAATGCAACATTAGAAATATTTTCAGAGTTAGACGATTATGATGTTTTATCAGCAATAAAAGAATGGAAGAATCATGAAGACTTTATATTATCTACATTAGCAACAAAAATTATAGACAGAAGTTTGTTAAAGATTGAAATTCAGGAAAAACCATTTACTGAGGAGTATATTGAAAAGAGGCGTAGAAAGCTCAGAAAACTTGTAGACTTAAGTGAACAAGAGCTCGAATATTTTGTTTTTTCAAATGAAATAAAACATCAAGCATACAATACAAAGAAACCAATTAAAATTTATACAAAAAAAGGGAAGTTAAAAGACATAGCAAAAGCTTCTGATCAGCTAAATCTTAAAGCATTAACAAAACCTGTAGTAAAATATTACCTGTGCTATCCTAAGAAAATAAAGTAG
- the lpxD gene encoding UDP-3-O-(3-hydroxymyristoyl)glucosamine N-acyltransferase — protein MKFTAKQIADILEGEIDGNPGAEVSTLSKIEEGKQGSLTFLSNPKYNSYIYTTKASVAIVNKSFIPEKEIETTLIKVEDAYKAFSKLLEFYNEVKNNKQGRENPHFIAESATIGDNEYIGAYAYVGENVVLGNNVKIYPNSYIGDNVTIGDNTVVFAGVKIYSETVVGDNCKIHSGTVIGADGFGFVPDENGEYKAIPQIGNVIIEDNVDVGSNSTIDRATLGSTIIRKGVKLDNQIQIAHNVEIGKNTVIASQTGIAGSTKIGENCMIGGQVGIVGHITIGNNVKIQAQSGIGKSLKDEEVVQGSPAFGYSDYSKSYVHFKNLPKLATTIHKIEKELNAQKIKNE, from the coding sequence ATGAAATTTACAGCAAAACAAATAGCCGATATTTTAGAAGGAGAGATTGATGGAAATCCAGGAGCTGAAGTATCCACACTTTCTAAGATAGAAGAAGGCAAACAAGGTTCTTTAACCTTTTTATCAAACCCAAAATATAACTCATACATATATACAACCAAAGCATCGGTAGCTATTGTAAATAAAAGTTTTATTCCTGAAAAGGAAATAGAAACTACTTTGATTAAAGTAGAAGATGCGTATAAAGCATTTTCAAAACTTTTGGAGTTTTACAATGAGGTAAAGAATAATAAGCAAGGAAGAGAAAATCCTCATTTTATTGCTGAATCAGCTACTATTGGAGATAACGAGTACATTGGAGCTTATGCTTATGTTGGAGAAAATGTGGTTTTAGGTAATAATGTTAAAATTTATCCTAATTCTTATATAGGCGATAATGTTACTATTGGCGATAATACAGTTGTTTTTGCAGGAGTAAAAATTTACTCTGAAACCGTTGTAGGTGATAATTGTAAGATACATTCAGGAACAGTTATTGGAGCAGATGGTTTTGGATTTGTACCAGATGAAAATGGAGAATATAAAGCAATTCCACAAATAGGAAACGTTATTATAGAAGATAATGTAGATGTTGGGTCTAATTCAACTATTGATAGAGCTACTCTTGGATCTACAATAATTAGAAAAGGAGTAAAATTAGATAACCAAATTCAGATAGCTCATAATGTAGAGATTGGTAAAAATACCGTGATAGCTTCTCAAACAGGGATTGCAGGATCAACTAAAATAGGAGAAAACTGTATGATTGGAGGTCAAGTAGGTATTGTTGGTCATATCACTATTGGAAACAATGTGAAGATCCAAGCCCAATCAGGGATAGGAAAAAGTTTAAAAGATGAAGAAGTAGTACAAGGTTCTCCAGCATTTGGATATTCAGACTACAGTAAGTCATATGTACACTTTAAAAACTTACCAAAATTAGCAACTACAATACATAAAATAGAAAAAGAGTTGAATGCTCAAAAAATAAAAAATGAGTAA
- a CDS encoding bifunctional UDP-3-O-[3-hydroxymyristoyl] N-acetylglucosamine deacetylase/3-hydroxyacyl-ACP dehydratase, with protein MSKKQKTIQNEVTLSGVGLHTGNEVTMVFKPAPENHGFAFKRVDLEGEPVIEAKADYVTNTQRGTNLEKNGVQIQTSEHVLAAAVGLDIDNLLIEINASEPPIMDGSSKFFIEALEEAGIVEQEAEIEEYVVKEVISYKDEVTGSEIILMPSDEYQVTTMVDFGTKILGTQNATLNTISDFKEEISAARTFSFLHEIEMLLENDLIKGGDLNNAIVYVDKELSDSTMEKLKKAFNKDNITVKPNGVLDNLTLHWANEAARHKLLDVIGDLALAGVRIKGKVIANKPGHSVNTAFAKKLAKIIKKEKRNNVPSYDLNQPPLMDIHKIMDILPHRPPFLLIDRIIELSDKHVVGMKNVTMNENFFVGHFPGAPVMPGVLQVEAMAQCGGVLVLNTVPDPENYLTYFMKMDNVKFKQKVLPGDTLIFKSELITPIRRGIAHMQAYAYANGKLVCEAELMAQISKVK; from the coding sequence ATGAGTAAGAAACAAAAAACAATACAAAACGAAGTTACGTTATCAGGTGTTGGATTGCACACTGGTAATGAAGTTACAATGGTTTTTAAACCAGCTCCAGAAAATCATGGATTTGCTTTTAAGCGAGTAGATTTAGAAGGGGAACCCGTGATAGAAGCAAAAGCTGATTATGTAACAAATACACAAAGAGGAACAAACCTTGAAAAAAATGGCGTTCAAATACAAACATCTGAACACGTTTTAGCTGCAGCAGTTGGATTAGATATTGATAATTTATTGATAGAGATTAATGCTTCTGAACCTCCAATAATGGACGGATCGTCTAAATTTTTTATAGAAGCTCTAGAAGAAGCTGGAATTGTTGAGCAAGAAGCAGAAATTGAAGAGTATGTGGTAAAAGAAGTTATTTCATATAAAGATGAAGTAACAGGAAGTGAAATTATTTTAATGCCTTCAGATGAATACCAAGTAACTACTATGGTAGATTTTGGAACTAAGATTTTAGGTACTCAAAATGCCACATTAAATACAATTTCAGACTTTAAAGAAGAAATTTCAGCGGCAAGAACATTTAGTTTCTTACACGAAATTGAAATGTTGTTAGAAAATGATTTAATTAAAGGTGGAGATTTGAATAACGCTATTGTCTATGTTGACAAAGAGTTGTCTGACAGTACAATGGAAAAGTTAAAAAAAGCCTTTAATAAAGACAACATAACAGTAAAGCCTAACGGAGTTTTAGACAACTTAACATTACATTGGGCTAATGAAGCTGCACGTCATAAATTGTTAGACGTTATTGGTGATTTAGCTTTAGCAGGCGTTAGAATTAAAGGAAAAGTAATAGCCAACAAGCCAGGGCATTCTGTAAACACTGCTTTTGCTAAGAAATTAGCTAAAATCATAAAAAAGGAAAAAAGAAACAATGTTCCTTCTTATGATTTAAACCAACCACCATTAATGGATATCCATAAAATAATGGATATTTTACCTCACAGACCACCATTTTTATTGATTGATAGAATTATTGAATTATCAGACAAACATGTGGTAGGTATGAAAAATGTAACAATGAATGAAAATTTCTTTGTTGGACATTTCCCTGGAGCACCAGTTATGCCAGGAGTTCTTCAAGTGGAGGCTATGGCACAATGTGGAGGAGTTTTAGTATTAAATACAGTTCCTGACCCAGAAAACTATTTAACATACTTCATGAAAATGGATAATGTTAAATTCAAGCAAAAAGTATTACCAGGAGATACATTAATATTTAAAAGTGAATTAATAACTCCAATAAGAAGAGGTATTGCTCATATGCAAGCTTATGCATACGCTAATGGAAAATTGGTGTGTGAAGCAGAGCTTATGGCACAAATTTCAAAAGTAAAATAA
- the lpxA gene encoding acyl-ACP--UDP-N-acetylglucosamine O-acyltransferase, whose product MNQPLAYVHPQAKIARNVVIEPFTTIHANVEIGSGTWIGSNVTIMEGARIGKNCRIFPGAVISAIPQDLKYNDEDTTVEIGDNVTIRECVTINRGTLDRMRTVIGDNCLIMAYCHIAHDCKVGDNCIFSNNSTLAGHVTVGDNVVLAGMVAVHQFASVGNHAFVTGGSLVRKDVPPYVKAAREPLSYVGINSVGLRRRGFSTEKIREIQDVYRILFQKNYNNTQAIDIIEAEMEATSERDEIIQFIKDSHRGIMKGYFKAN is encoded by the coding sequence ATGAATCAACCACTTGCGTACGTTCACCCTCAAGCAAAAATAGCTAGGAATGTAGTTATTGAACCTTTTACAACTATTCATGCAAATGTAGAAATTGGATCAGGAACATGGATAGGTTCTAATGTAACTATCATGGAAGGTGCACGCATCGGTAAAAATTGTCGAATTTTTCCAGGAGCTGTAATTTCAGCAATCCCTCAAGATTTAAAGTATAATGATGAGGATACGACTGTAGAAATAGGAGATAATGTAACCATAAGAGAGTGTGTAACAATTAATAGAGGAACACTTGATAGAATGAGAACAGTTATTGGTGATAACTGTTTAATAATGGCTTACTGTCATATTGCGCACGATTGTAAAGTGGGAGATAATTGTATCTTTTCAAATAATTCAACATTAGCAGGACACGTAACTGTTGGTGATAATGTAGTGTTAGCAGGTATGGTGGCAGTACATCAATTTGCTTCTGTAGGTAATCATGCCTTTGTAACAGGTGGATCCTTGGTACGTAAAGATGTTCCTCCTTATGTAAAAGCAGCAAGAGAACCTTTATCATACGTGGGGATCAATTCTGTAGGATTAAGAAGAAGAGGATTTAGCACTGAAAAAATAAGAGAAATTCAAGACGTTTACCGTATATTGTTTCAAAAAAATTATAATAATACTCAGGCTATAGATATTATAGAGGCTGAAATGGAAGCAACTTCAGAAAGAGATGAGATTATTCAGTTTATCAAAGATTCGCATCGTGGAATCATGAAAGGATATTTTAAAGCAAATTAA
- the efp gene encoding elongation factor P, producing the protein MASTSDIKKGLCIKYNHDIFKIIEFLHVKPGKGPAFVRTKLKSVTSGKVIDNTFSAGHKIDDVRVETHKFQYLYPEGDLYHFMNTEDYNQITLQKSVLDAPDLMKEGEVVTVLINTEDGMPLSVEMPSHVILEVTHTEPGVKGNTATNATKPATVETGARINVPLFINEGDKIKIDTEKGAYTERIKE; encoded by the coding sequence ATGGCATCAACATCAGATATTAAAAAAGGTTTATGTATAAAGTATAATCACGACATATTCAAAATTATTGAGTTTTTACATGTAAAGCCAGGAAAAGGACCTGCTTTTGTTCGTACGAAACTTAAAAGCGTTACCTCCGGAAAAGTAATTGATAATACCTTTTCTGCAGGACATAAAATTGATGACGTTCGTGTAGAAACACATAAGTTTCAGTATTTATACCCTGAAGGAGATCTATATCACTTCATGAATACGGAAGATTATAACCAAATTACACTTCAAAAATCAGTATTAGATGCTCCAGATTTAATGAAAGAAGGAGAAGTTGTTACTGTTTTGATTAATACTGAAGATGGAATGCCGTTATCAGTAGAAATGCCTTCTCATGTTATTTTAGAGGTAACTCATACTGAACCAGGTGTAAAAGGTAATACTGCAACAAATGCTACAAAACCAGCAACTGTTGAAACAGGAGCGAGAATTAATGTTCCTTTATTTATAAATGAAGGAGACAAAATAAAAATAGATACAGAAAAAGGAGCTTACACAGAGCGTATCAAAGAATAA
- a CDS encoding UDP-3-O-(3-hydroxymyristoyl)glucosamine N-acyltransferase has protein sequence MKFKQPQTLEQIATLLNVKFVGKNSFPITGINEIHVVEKGDIVFVDHPKYYDKALNSAATTILINKKVDCPEGKSLLISEDPFRDFNKITKYFNPFIASKSSIAESAIIGEKTVIQPNVFIGENVKIGKNCLIHANVSINNNCIIGDNVTIHANTVLGADAFYYKNRPEGFDKLISGGRVVLEDNVDLGASCTIDRGVTGDTLIGAGSKIDNQVHIGHDTVIGKKCLIAAQTGIAGCTVIEDEVTIWGQVGIVSGLTIEKGTVLMAQTGVMKSLKKGVYFGTPQKEYRQKMREVIYLKNETNKQKK, from the coding sequence ATGAAATTTAAACAGCCTCAAACCTTAGAGCAGATTGCTACTTTACTAAATGTAAAGTTTGTAGGAAAAAATAGTTTTCCTATAACAGGAATTAATGAAATTCATGTAGTAGAAAAAGGAGATATAGTCTTTGTAGATCATCCAAAATACTACGATAAAGCATTAAATTCAGCTGCTACAACAATACTAATAAATAAAAAAGTAGATTGCCCTGAAGGTAAATCATTATTAATCTCTGAAGATCCTTTTAGAGATTTTAATAAAATAACAAAATATTTCAACCCTTTTATAGCTTCAAAAAGTAGTATTGCTGAATCTGCTATTATAGGAGAAAAAACTGTTATACAACCAAACGTTTTCATAGGAGAAAACGTAAAAATTGGAAAAAATTGTTTAATACATGCAAATGTGTCAATTAACAATAACTGTATAATAGGAGATAATGTAACAATCCATGCCAATACAGTTTTAGGAGCAGATGCATTCTATTATAAAAACAGACCAGAAGGTTTTGATAAACTAATTTCTGGAGGTAGAGTAGTACTTGAAGATAATGTAGATTTAGGAGCTTCTTGTACAATTGATAGAGGTGTAACCGGAGATACTTTAATAGGTGCTGGATCAAAAATAGATAATCAAGTTCATATAGGTCATGATACAGTAATAGGTAAAAAGTGTTTAATAGCAGCTCAAACAGGTATTGCAGGATGTACTGTTATTGAAGATGAAGTAACTATTTGGGGACAAGTAGGAATTGTTAGTGGCTTAACTATAGAAAAAGGAACCGTTTTAATGGCACAAACAGGTGTGATGAAATCTTTAAAAAAGGGAGTCTATTTTGGTACACCTCAAAAAGAATACCGTCAAAAAATGCGTGAAGTAATTTATTTAAAAAACGAAACTAATAAACAAAAAAAGTAA
- the sucD gene encoding succinate--CoA ligase subunit alpha has protein sequence MSVLVNKDSKIIVQGFTGSEGTFHAGQMIDYGTNVVGGVTPGKGGQEHLGKPVFNTVDEAVQKAGADTSIIFVPPAFAADAIMEAAEAGIKVIICITEGIPTADMVKVKAYIDKLDCTLVGPNCPGVITPEEAKVGIMPGFIFKKGKVGIVSKSGTLTYEAADQVVKQGYGITTAIGIGGDPIIGTTTKEAVELLMNDDETEAIVMIGEIGGNLEAEAARWIKADGNRKPVVGFIAGQTAPAGRTMGHAGAIVGGADDTAQAKMKILAENGVHVVESPAKIGEMVAKVLA, from the coding sequence ATGAGTGTTTTAGTAAATAAAGATTCAAAAATTATAGTTCAAGGTTTTACAGGTAGCGAAGGAACTTTCCACGCTGGCCAAATGATCGATTACGGAACAAACGTAGTTGGAGGTGTAACACCAGGTAAAGGAGGTCAAGAGCATTTAGGAAAGCCAGTTTTTAATACAGTTGATGAGGCTGTACAAAAAGCAGGAGCTGATACCTCTATTATTTTTGTACCACCAGCATTTGCTGCTGATGCTATTATGGAAGCTGCTGAAGCAGGAATTAAAGTAATTATTTGTATTACCGAAGGAATTCCTACTGCAGACATGGTAAAAGTAAAAGCTTACATTGATAAGTTAGATTGTACTTTAGTAGGACCTAACTGTCCAGGAGTAATTACTCCGGAAGAAGCTAAAGTAGGAATTATGCCAGGATTTATCTTCAAAAAAGGTAAAGTAGGTATTGTTTCTAAATCAGGAACTTTAACGTATGAAGCTGCTGATCAAGTTGTAAAACAGGGTTACGGAATTACTACAGCTATTGGTATTGGTGGAGATCCAATTATTGGAACTACTACTAAAGAAGCTGTTGAGTTATTAATGAATGATGATGAAACTGAAGCAATTGTAATGATTGGTGAAATTGGAGGTAATTTAGAAGCGGAAGCTGCTCGATGGATTAAGGCTGATGGAAATCGTAAACCAGTTGTTGGTTTTATTGCAGGTCAAACTGCTCCAGCTGGTAGAACAATGGGACATGCAGGTGCTATTGTTGGTGGTGCAGATGATACAGCACAAGCTAAAATGAAGATTTTAGCTGAAAATGGAGTACACGTTGTAGAGTCTCCTGCTAAAATTGGAGAAATGGTAGCTAAGGTTTTAGCTTAA
- the fabG gene encoding 3-oxoacyl-[acyl-carrier-protein] reductase, which translates to MKLLENKTAIITGATRGIGRGIALEFANQGCNVAFTYSSSVEAATALENELKELGVNAKGYQSNAAEFDAAQELAKNVLAEFGTIDVLVNNAGITKDNLLMRISEEDFDKVIEVNLKSVFNLTKAVIRPMMKQRAGSIINMSSVVGLKGNAGQANYAASKAGILGFSKSVALELGSRNIRSNVVAPGFIETEMTAKLDEKVVEGWRNEIPLKRGGTPEDIANACVFLASDMSSYITGQTLSVDGGMLT; encoded by the coding sequence ATGAAACTTTTAGAAAATAAAACAGCAATTATTACAGGAGCTACTAGAGGAATTGGTAGAGGAATTGCATTAGAGTTTGCAAACCAAGGGTGTAATGTTGCATTTACTTATAGTTCTTCTGTGGAAGCAGCAACTGCTTTAGAAAATGAATTAAAAGAATTAGGGGTAAACGCTAAAGGATATCAATCTAATGCGGCAGAGTTTGATGCAGCTCAAGAGTTGGCAAAAAATGTTTTAGCAGAATTCGGAACTATTGATGTATTAGTAAACAACGCAGGTATTACAAAAGATAATTTATTAATGCGTATTTCTGAAGAAGATTTTGATAAAGTAATCGAAGTAAATTTAAAATCAGTTTTCAATTTAACTAAAGCAGTGATTCGTCCGATGATGAAGCAACGTGCAGGCTCAATTATCAATATGAGTTCTGTAGTTGGATTAAAAGGAAATGCAGGTCAAGCAAATTATGCAGCTTCAAAAGCAGGAATTTTAGGGTTCTCAAAATCTGTAGCTTTAGAGTTAGGTTCTCGTAATATTCGTAGTAACGTTGTAGCTCCCGGTTTTATTGAAACTGAAATGACTGCAAAATTAGATGAAAAAGTAGTTGAAGGTTGGAGAAATGAAATTCCTTTAAAAAGAGGTGGTACTCCAGAAGATATTGCAAACGCTTGTGTATTCTTAGCATCTGATATGAGTTCATATATTACTGGTCAAACATTATCAGTTGACGGAGGAATGTTAACATAA
- a CDS encoding helix-turn-helix domain-containing protein, which produces MIERLKQILDYYNLSASSFADKIDVPRSSISHLLSGRNKPSLDFIIKVETAFDEVDLNWLVYGKGSFPPNVKNQEKEINIEKNEAPSLFTENVVFDQEPEKKSNTKFSESTMKPKESAAFREIKNILVLYDDGTFEDYKKK; this is translated from the coding sequence ATGATTGAAAGATTAAAACAGATATTAGACTATTACAATTTATCAGCGTCAAGCTTTGCTGATAAAATTGATGTTCCAAGATCTAGCATTTCTCACCTATTATCAGGAAGAAATAAACCGAGCTTAGATTTTATTATAAAAGTTGAAACGGCTTTTGATGAAGTTGATCTAAATTGGTTAGTGTATGGTAAAGGCAGTTTTCCTCCAAATGTAAAAAATCAAGAGAAAGAGATAAATATAGAGAAAAATGAAGCTCCTTCTCTGTTTACTGAAAATGTAGTATTTGACCAAGAACCCGAAAAAAAATCAAATACGAAATTCTCAGAGAGTACTATGAAACCAAAAGAATCAGCCGCTTTTAGAGAAATTAAAAATATTTTAGTTCTATACGATGATGGAACCTTTGAAGATTACAAAAAAAAATGA